One stretch of Streptomyces peucetius DNA includes these proteins:
- a CDS encoding glycosyltransferase yields MLLSLFVAAISLALFWMAAFTLWWQMHAWRTPETLAATRFDRPDGRGVLSFSLLLPARHEQAVLEHTIERLLESSHSNFEIIVIVGHDDPETAEVAERAAARDPVRVRVITDIHETKNKPKALNTALPHCRGDVVGVFDAEDQVHPELLAHVDHAFTSTGADVVQGGVQLINFHSSWYSLRNCLEYFFWFRSRLHLHAQKGFIPLGGNTVFVRTTVLREAGGWDPDCLAEDCDLGVRLSSVGKKVVVAYDSDMVTREETPGTLMSLLKQRTRWNQGFLQVYRKKDWKQLPGRGQRMLARYTLMTPFLQAYSGVVIPLNVAVALFLDVPVGIAIVTFLPLITAMVTFVFEIVGLHDFGKQYGLKVRGVHYLKLIVGGPFYQVLLAGAAVRAVWREQRGRNEWELTSHVGAHLTAATETREDARR; encoded by the coding sequence ATGCTGTTATCGCTGTTCGTCGCTGCCATTTCACTGGCGCTGTTCTGGATGGCGGCGTTCACGCTGTGGTGGCAGATGCACGCCTGGCGCACGCCGGAAACGCTCGCGGCGACCCGTTTCGACCGGCCCGACGGCAGGGGCGTGCTGTCCTTCTCGCTGCTGCTGCCGGCCCGCCACGAGCAGGCGGTGCTCGAGCACACCATCGAGCGGCTGCTGGAATCCAGCCATTCCAACTTCGAGATCATCGTGATCGTCGGCCACGACGATCCGGAGACGGCCGAGGTCGCCGAGCGCGCCGCCGCGCGCGACCCGGTCCGGGTGCGCGTCATCACCGACATCCACGAGACCAAGAACAAACCCAAGGCGCTCAACACCGCGCTGCCGCACTGCCGCGGCGACGTCGTCGGCGTCTTCGACGCGGAGGACCAGGTCCACCCCGAGCTGCTGGCGCACGTCGACCACGCCTTCACCTCCACCGGGGCGGACGTGGTGCAGGGCGGGGTGCAGCTGATCAACTTCCACTCCAGCTGGTACAGCCTCCGCAACTGCCTGGAGTACTTCTTCTGGTTCCGCAGCAGGCTCCATCTGCACGCGCAGAAGGGCTTCATCCCGCTCGGCGGCAACACCGTCTTCGTCCGTACGACGGTGCTGCGCGAGGCCGGCGGCTGGGACCCGGACTGCCTCGCGGAGGACTGCGACCTGGGCGTGCGGCTGTCGTCCGTCGGCAAGAAGGTCGTCGTCGCGTACGACAGCGACATGGTCACCCGGGAGGAGACCCCCGGCACCCTGATGAGCCTGCTCAAGCAGCGCACCCGCTGGAACCAGGGCTTCCTGCAGGTCTACCGCAAGAAGGACTGGAAGCAGCTCCCGGGCCGCGGGCAGCGCATGCTCGCCCGCTACACGCTGATGACGCCGTTCCTGCAGGCGTACTCCGGCGTCGTCATCCCGCTCAACGTCGCGGTCGCGCTCTTCCTCGACGTCCCGGTCGGGATCGCCATCGTGACCTTCCTGCCGCTGATCACGGCGATGGTCACCTTCGTCTTCGAGATCGTCGGACTGCACGACTTCGGCAAGCAGTACGGGCTGAAGGTCCGCGGAGTCCACTACCTCAAGCTCATCGTCGGCGGCCCGTTCTACCAGGTCCTGCTCGCCGGCGCCGCCGTGCGCGCGGTCTGGCGCGAGCAGCGCGGCCGCAACGAGTGGGAACTGACCAGCCACGTCGGCGCGCATCTCACAGCGGCCACCGAGACCAGAGAGGACGCCCGCCGGTGA
- a CDS encoding glycosyltransferase — protein sequence MTTPRTGAGELGDPELSGAQLAEPGAVTIVVPTFNESGNIRELLRRLTESVPARLPCEVLFVDDSTDDTPDVIRDAAQDCPFPVGVLHRDTPDGGLGGAVVEGIRKAGSDWIVVMDADLQHPPALVPELVAAGEHAGADLVVASRYIRGGSREGLAGGYRIAVSRGATWLTRALFPRRLRGISDPMSGFFAIRRSVVTADALKPLGYKILLELAVRCRPETVAEVPFVFQDRFAGESKSTAREGMRFISHLAGLRTASPIARMVAFGLIGLTGFVPNLLALHLLTGAGMHYLPAEIVANQFGVVWNFLLIEVLLFRDRRRHRHWADRAGRFALLANADLLLRIPLIALFVSWLGMAVLPATALALLTTFVLRFAATEALVYLPRRKSAAARVAKADAPAGT from the coding sequence GTGACCACACCCCGAACGGGCGCCGGGGAACTCGGCGATCCGGAGCTCAGCGGTGCCCAGCTCGCCGAGCCCGGCGCCGTCACCATCGTCGTCCCGACGTTCAACGAGTCGGGCAACATCCGTGAACTGCTGCGCAGGCTCACCGAGTCGGTGCCCGCCCGGCTGCCCTGCGAGGTCCTGTTCGTCGACGACTCCACCGACGACACCCCGGACGTCATCCGCGACGCCGCGCAGGACTGCCCGTTCCCCGTCGGCGTGCTGCACCGGGACACCCCCGACGGCGGGCTCGGCGGCGCCGTCGTGGAGGGCATACGGAAGGCCGGGTCCGACTGGATCGTCGTCATGGACGCCGACCTCCAGCATCCGCCCGCGCTCGTACCGGAGCTGGTCGCCGCGGGAGAACACGCGGGCGCGGACCTCGTCGTCGCCAGCCGCTACATCCGCGGCGGCAGCCGCGAGGGCCTCGCCGGCGGCTACCGCATCGCCGTCTCACGCGGTGCCACGTGGCTGACCAGAGCCCTGTTCCCGCGGCGGCTGCGCGGCATCAGCGACCCGATGAGCGGCTTCTTCGCGATCCGGCGCAGCGTGGTGACGGCGGACGCCCTGAAGCCGCTCGGCTACAAGATCCTCCTGGAGCTGGCGGTGCGCTGCCGGCCGGAGACGGTCGCCGAGGTGCCGTTCGTCTTCCAGGACCGGTTCGCCGGCGAGTCCAAGTCGACGGCCAGGGAGGGCATGCGCTTCATCAGCCATCTCGCCGGGCTGCGCACCGCGTCCCCGATCGCCAGGATGGTCGCGTTCGGGCTGATCGGGCTGACCGGCTTCGTGCCGAACCTGCTCGCACTGCATCTGCTCACCGGCGCGGGAATGCACTACCTGCCGGCCGAGATCGTGGCCAACCAGTTCGGCGTCGTCTGGAACTTCCTCCTCATCGAGGTGCTGCTGTTCCGCGACCGCAGACGCCACCGGCACTGGGCGGACCGGGCCGGCCGCTTCGCGCTGCTCGCCAATGCCGATCTGCTGCTGCGCATCCCGCTGATCGCACTGTTCGTGTCCTGGCTGGGCATGGCGGTGCTGCCCGCGACGGCGCTGGCGCTGCTGACCACGTTCGTCCTGCGGTTCGCCGCGACGGAGGCGCTGGTGTACCTGCCGCGCCGCAAGAGCGCGGCAGCGCGCGTCGCGAAGGCCGACGCGCCCGCCGGCACCTGA
- a CDS encoding ArnT family glycosyltransferase: MTTILPPAPEATDPAPAPVRTAAPTAPAPAPRVVRFRSSRPDLLLCGVLLCAILLVQGWNITHFPTLSDDEGTYLAQAWAVQQGDGLAHYTYWYDHPPLGWIQIAFLTWIPALIAPETMSVASMRFAMLAVGAASAVLLYVLARRLFLPRWAAGLAMALFGLSPLSVVLQREIFLDNIAVMWMLLAFCLAASPSRHLWHHFAAGLTAAVSVLTKETMLLVLPALLVTMWRHSHRDTRKFAVTGAITACALIGLSYPLYALLNNELFPGEGHVSLIDGITYQMSREGSGFILDEGSGSNGVLRSWLYYDTVLPLGGLAGAALLLLTLRWSVTARALAGPALAVAILAVVSMRPSGYLPAMYVIQALPFLALVLAGGTAIVAHALLRRRFGRALPTGEIQAPARPALPGRATRLAAATLLALAATAYLVPRWYDGNRAALTVDANAPYRAAAAWMENEVEDPARTRVLVDDALWLDLVHDGFEPGTGAIWFYKADLDPAVTRTMPRGWRDLDYVVSSPTVRRDAVDLPNVRSALEHSTPVAVFGTGEDRIEIRRITAAGGAQ, translated from the coding sequence GTGACGACGATCCTGCCTCCGGCCCCGGAAGCCACGGACCCGGCGCCCGCCCCCGTGCGGACCGCCGCCCCTACGGCACCCGCCCCTGCCCCCCGCGTCGTACGGTTCCGCAGCTCGCGGCCCGACCTGCTGCTCTGTGGTGTGCTGCTGTGCGCGATCCTGCTCGTCCAGGGCTGGAACATCACGCACTTCCCGACGCTCAGCGACGACGAGGGCACCTATCTCGCCCAGGCCTGGGCGGTCCAGCAGGGCGACGGCCTCGCCCACTACACGTACTGGTACGACCACCCGCCGCTCGGCTGGATCCAGATCGCGTTCCTCACCTGGATACCGGCGCTGATCGCCCCGGAGACGATGAGCGTCGCCTCCATGCGGTTCGCGATGCTCGCGGTCGGCGCGGCGTCCGCGGTGCTGCTGTACGTACTGGCGCGCCGGCTGTTCCTGCCGCGCTGGGCCGCGGGGCTGGCGATGGCGCTCTTCGGGCTGTCGCCGCTCTCCGTCGTCCTGCAGCGCGAGATCTTCCTCGACAACATCGCCGTGATGTGGATGCTGCTGGCCTTCTGCCTGGCCGCGTCGCCCAGCCGGCATCTGTGGCACCACTTCGCCGCGGGGCTCACCGCGGCCGTGTCGGTGCTCACCAAGGAGACGATGCTGCTGGTGCTGCCCGCGCTGCTGGTGACCATGTGGCGGCACAGCCACCGTGACACCCGTAAGTTCGCGGTGACCGGCGCGATCACGGCATGCGCGCTGATCGGCCTCTCGTACCCGCTCTACGCGCTGCTGAACAACGAGTTGTTCCCGGGCGAGGGCCATGTGTCGCTGATCGACGGGATCACCTACCAGATGAGCCGCGAGGGCTCCGGCTTCATCCTCGACGAGGGCTCCGGCTCCAACGGGGTGCTCCGTTCCTGGCTCTACTACGACACGGTCCTGCCGCTCGGCGGGCTGGCCGGCGCCGCGCTGCTGCTGCTCACGCTGCGCTGGTCGGTCACGGCGCGGGCGCTGGCGGGCCCGGCGCTGGCGGTGGCGATCCTCGCGGTCGTCTCGATGCGCCCCTCCGGCTACCTCCCGGCGATGTACGTCATCCAGGCCCTGCCGTTCCTGGCGCTGGTCCTGGCGGGCGGCACGGCGATAGTGGCACACGCCCTGCTCAGGCGGCGCTTCGGCCGCGCCCTGCCCACCGGGGAGATCCAAGCCCCGGCGAGGCCGGCGTTGCCCGGTCGCGCCACGCGCCTCGCCGCGGCCACGCTCCTCGCGCTCGCCGCGACCGCGTACCTCGTGCCCCGCTGGTACGACGGCAACCGGGCCGCCCTCACCGTCGACGCCAACGCCCCCTACCGCGCGGCCGCGGCCTGGATGGAGAACGAGGTCGAGGACCCGGCACGGACCCGCGTCCTGGTGGACGACGCCCTCTGGCTGGATCTCGTCCACGACGGTTTCGAACCCGGCACCGGGGCGATCTGGTTCTACAAGGCGGACCTCGACCCCGCCGTGACGAGGACCATGCCGCGCGGCTGGCGCGACCTGGACTACGTCGTGTCCTCCCCGACCGTACGGCGCGACGCCGTCGACCTGCCGAACGTCAGGTCCGCACTGGAGCATTCGACGCCGGTCGCCGTCTTCGGCACGGGCGAGGACCGCATCGAGATCCGCCGGATCACCGCCGCTGGAGGCGCACAGTGA
- a CDS encoding TetR/AcrR family transcriptional regulator, which translates to MAATAPLPFEQHQPPMGLRERKKLKTRIAIRKATYRLIAEQGYDATTVEQIAAAAEVSPSTVFRYFPTKEDIVLTDEYDPVMEAVLRARPADEPPLESLRVILTGAVAAILENEPEEMQQRTRLMLEVPALRARMTETMAETSQLLARPIADRAGREPDDLEVRVFTAAVMGALREALIHWGEGGQQDDLVAVVHRTLDVLEGGLRL; encoded by the coding sequence ATGGCCGCCACCGCACCTCTGCCCTTCGAACAGCACCAGCCCCCGATGGGGCTGCGGGAGCGCAAGAAGCTCAAGACCCGTATCGCGATCCGCAAGGCCACGTACCGGCTGATCGCCGAGCAGGGTTACGACGCGACCACCGTCGAGCAGATCGCGGCGGCGGCCGAGGTCTCCCCCTCGACGGTCTTCCGCTACTTCCCCACCAAGGAAGACATCGTCCTCACCGACGAATACGACCCGGTCATGGAGGCGGTGCTGCGGGCAAGGCCCGCGGACGAACCGCCGCTCGAGTCCCTGCGGGTCATCCTGACCGGGGCCGTCGCCGCGATCCTCGAGAACGAACCCGAGGAGATGCAGCAGCGGACCCGGCTCATGCTGGAGGTTCCGGCCCTGCGCGCCCGGATGACCGAGACGATGGCGGAGACCTCCCAGCTGCTCGCCCGCCCCATTGCCGACCGGGCGGGCCGGGAACCGGACGACCTGGAGGTACGGGTCTTCACCGCCGCCGTCATGGGCGCGCTGCGCGAGGCGCTGATCCACTGGGGCGAGGGCGGCCAGCAGGACGACCTGGTCGCCGTCGTGCACCGCACGCTGGACGTGCTCGAGGGCGGCCTGCGGCTCTGA
- a CDS encoding galactose oxidase-like domain-containing protein — protein sequence MPPPPRTRRRRRRTALLAVGAMTAALLMTAPQAAQAGPPNLISNPGFETAGTGDMPACWSKSGWGDNDYAFETVADAHSGTKAMKVSLTRRVDGDRKALITETTACAPQVTPEKQYDLSLWYKSTTPDSSVTLFRHDTTAGWQYWTDLKTLETSAAYQHAEVRTPAVPPGTDRIAWGVSVYGTGSVTTDDYVMEEVTVPAPEPGCTGTAEECADGRWDVLPVQNPVRSMHSVVMHNGKVLLIAGSGNDPQLFEAGSFTSAVYDPADGSYRVIPTPDDMFCAGHVQLEDGRVLIMSGNKGYPSADGTVGYQGYKDSYLFDPDTETYIKTNDMNDGHWYPSATILGNGDVISFGGLKEDSTGSVTAERFSAAENKWLPLWQVNQTWSYWGLYPSMILMQDGRLFYSGSHVFGNGTPGTGAAIYDYDNNTVTEVPGLQSKDERDQSASVLLPPAQDQRVLTIGGGNIDSNPEANRLTDIIDLKDPDPQYVHGPLVPQGTVDMGAGPQPQTGAQGKMYVSAVLLPDGTVLETGGALHNRANPVYEASIFDPVTETFDSVAPDPEARGYHSSSFLLPDGRVMSVGDNPGNGSWNHNVSVYTPPYLLKGPRPQITSVIDGEWTYGDTQRITVDRPIAKAELIRPAAVTHSSDPNQRFVDLPMTVDGNNVDLNVTSNPNLAPPGWYMLFAVDANGVPSVAEWVHLGGPPAMARAAAAEHPSAHVHEFADDLSGATKKPGKKRTSVEVDPQIAGCDRHYGNAGVCVPTVFPKKVKPTTAARCAWLADHDYGRLRVNGGDDPLRLDPNRDGVACGKGDVRRR from the coding sequence ATGCCTCCACCGCCCAGGACCCGCCGCCGGCGACGCAGGACCGCGCTGCTCGCCGTCGGCGCCATGACCGCCGCGCTGCTGATGACCGCGCCGCAGGCCGCCCAGGCCGGGCCGCCGAACCTGATCTCCAACCCCGGCTTCGAGACGGCCGGCACCGGTGACATGCCGGCCTGCTGGTCGAAGTCCGGCTGGGGGGACAACGACTACGCCTTCGAGACGGTCGCGGACGCGCACTCCGGCACGAAGGCGATGAAGGTGTCCCTCACCCGCCGTGTCGACGGCGACCGCAAGGCCCTGATCACCGAGACGACGGCCTGCGCGCCGCAGGTGACGCCGGAGAAGCAGTACGACCTGTCCCTCTGGTACAAGTCGACCACCCCCGACTCCTCCGTCACGCTCTTCCGGCACGACACCACGGCCGGCTGGCAGTACTGGACGGATCTGAAGACCCTCGAGACGAGCGCCGCGTACCAGCACGCCGAGGTCCGCACCCCCGCCGTTCCGCCCGGTACCGACCGGATCGCCTGGGGCGTGTCCGTGTACGGCACCGGCTCGGTCACCACCGACGACTACGTGATGGAGGAGGTGACGGTCCCCGCCCCGGAACCGGGGTGCACGGGCACGGCCGAGGAGTGTGCGGACGGCCGCTGGGACGTCCTTCCGGTGCAGAACCCGGTGCGTTCCATGCACTCGGTGGTGATGCACAACGGCAAGGTGCTGCTCATCGCCGGCTCCGGAAACGATCCGCAGCTGTTCGAAGCAGGGAGTTTCACCTCCGCGGTCTACGACCCGGCGGACGGCAGCTATCGGGTGATCCCCACTCCGGACGACATGTTCTGCGCCGGACACGTCCAGCTCGAGGACGGCAGGGTTCTCATCATGTCGGGCAACAAGGGCTATCCGTCGGCGGACGGCACCGTGGGCTACCAGGGGTACAAGGACTCCTACCTCTTCGACCCGGACACCGAGACGTACATCAAGACCAACGACATGAACGACGGCCACTGGTATCCGTCGGCGACGATCCTCGGGAACGGTGACGTGATCTCCTTCGGCGGCCTGAAGGAGGACTCGACCGGCTCCGTGACCGCCGAGCGCTTCTCGGCCGCCGAGAACAAGTGGCTGCCGCTGTGGCAGGTCAACCAGACGTGGTCGTACTGGGGTCTGTACCCGTCGATGATCCTCATGCAGGACGGCCGCCTCTTCTACTCCGGCAGCCACGTGTTCGGCAACGGCACGCCCGGCACCGGAGCGGCGATCTACGACTACGACAACAACACCGTCACCGAGGTCCCGGGCCTGCAGAGCAAGGACGAGCGCGACCAGTCGGCGAGCGTCCTGCTGCCGCCCGCGCAGGACCAGCGGGTGCTCACGATCGGCGGCGGCAACATCGACTCAAACCCGGAGGCCAACCGCCTCACCGACATCATCGACCTGAAGGACCCCGACCCGCAGTACGTGCACGGTCCTCTCGTCCCGCAGGGAACGGTCGACATGGGTGCGGGCCCCCAGCCGCAGACCGGCGCGCAGGGCAAGATGTACGTCTCGGCGGTGCTGCTGCCGGACGGCACGGTGCTGGAGACCGGCGGCGCCCTGCACAACAGGGCCAACCCGGTGTACGAGGCGTCGATCTTCGACCCGGTGACCGAGACCTTCGATTCCGTCGCACCCGACCCGGAGGCACGCGGCTACCACTCGTCGTCGTTCCTGCTGCCGGACGGCCGGGTCATGTCGGTGGGGGACAACCCGGGCAACGGCTCGTGGAACCACAACGTGTCGGTCTACACGCCGCCGTATCTGCTCAAGGGGCCCCGGCCGCAGATCACTTCGGTGATCGACGGGGAGTGGACGTACGGGGACACCCAGCGGATCACGGTCGACCGGCCGATCGCGAAGGCGGAGCTGATCCGTCCGGCGGCGGTGACGCACTCCTCCGACCCCAACCAGCGTTTCGTGGACCTGCCGATGACCGTCGACGGCAACAACGTCGACCTCAACGTCACCAGCAACCCGAACCTGGCGCCGCCCGGCTGGTACATGCTCTTCGCCGTCGATGCGAACGGGGTTCCCTCGGTGGCCGAGTGGGTCCACCTCGGCGGTCCGCCGGCCATGGCCCGCGCGGCGGCGGCCGAGCACCCCTCGGCCCACGTCCACGAATTCGCGGACGATCTGTCCGGAGCCACCAAGAAGCCCGGCAAGAAGCGCACTTCGGTCGAGGTCGACCCGCAGATCGCCGGCTGTGACCGGCACTACGGCAACGCGGGCGTCTGCGTCCCGACGGTCTTCCCGAAGAAGGTGAAGCCGACCACCGCGGCCCGGTGCGCCTGGCTGGCCGATCACGACTACGGCCGTCTGCGGGTCAACGGCGGGGACGACCCGCTGCGGCTGGATCCGAACCGGGACGGCGTGGCGTGCGGGAAGGGGGACGTGCGGAGGCGGTGA
- a CDS encoding C40 family peptidase, giving the protein MSNTSRRGLLAVLAASAASVPLGALTAAPARAAGPATAVEPFAAPAGPGTALSSVTQAPLDASHFSRLTLHTPLTATVLPGTPERTEITSGGERVALLTHGARTVLLPGPERTFTENKKPFVDDFGRTLPDLSLPEAERRYWGSTPGGGSWSTLGPDETDYSVVPGSGIITLTTDYASRHASVRDDGITDVDVRSVARFDKVPTGQACSYALSFGYRNSHNNYRARLSFVTSGAVQLRVEKEVDDQVTQLATALTLAADVPAGTDWTIRVRREGTLIRVKAWRSDLAEPSGWAVEVTDSTFGAGRVGLRALANDGCTNLPVKLIVSRFQVDAATWEAPPRVTHRHWVRVLPQPFDGNWTPELEQTIRGWAGSTAPDVLAHAAMFLAGAPAVTSGTGPAKDKQVLGEAGYGYLDPQGDRYEGADFHEYMNLGWTFPDGTWTGPSSKQGGNLDCSGYTRMVYGYHMGVPLAAGEDTSGTRLPRKSRHMADHAPGVRIDRTDGTAPPAATQLQPGDLVLFNADSGDDGVSATVDHVGIYLGEDAAGVRRFLSSRKTVNGPTMSDLGGASLLDGTGTYARTLHTVHRI; this is encoded by the coding sequence ATGTCGAACACCTCACGGCGCGGCCTCCTCGCCGTCCTCGCCGCCTCCGCCGCCTCCGTCCCGCTCGGCGCCCTGACCGCGGCCCCCGCCCGCGCCGCGGGGCCGGCCACGGCCGTCGAGCCTTTCGCGGCCCCCGCCGGCCCGGGCACCGCCCTGTCGTCCGTGACGCAGGCCCCGCTGGACGCCTCGCACTTCTCCCGGCTGACGCTGCACACTCCGCTCACCGCCACCGTGCTGCCGGGGACTCCGGAGCGTACCGAGATCACCTCCGGCGGCGAACGCGTCGCCCTGCTGACCCACGGCGCGCGGACCGTCCTACTGCCCGGCCCGGAAAGGACGTTCACCGAGAACAAGAAGCCCTTCGTGGACGACTTCGGGCGCACCCTGCCGGACCTGTCACTGCCTGAGGCGGAGCGCCGCTACTGGGGCAGCACACCGGGCGGCGGCAGCTGGTCCACGCTCGGGCCCGACGAGACCGACTACTCGGTCGTGCCCGGCAGCGGCATCATCACCCTCACCACCGACTACGCGAGCCGCCACGCCAGTGTGCGCGACGACGGCATCACCGACGTCGACGTCCGTTCCGTGGCCCGGTTCGACAAGGTGCCCACCGGTCAGGCCTGTTCGTACGCGCTGTCCTTCGGCTACCGGAACTCGCACAACAACTACCGGGCCAGACTGTCGTTCGTCACCTCGGGCGCCGTGCAGCTGCGGGTCGAGAAGGAGGTCGACGACCAGGTCACCCAGCTGGCCACCGCGCTCACCCTCGCCGCGGACGTGCCCGCCGGGACCGACTGGACGATCCGGGTGCGCCGCGAGGGCACCCTCATCCGGGTCAAGGCCTGGCGGTCGGACCTCGCCGAGCCGTCCGGCTGGGCCGTCGAGGTCACCGACTCCACCTTCGGCGCCGGCCGGGTGGGTCTGCGGGCGCTGGCCAACGACGGCTGCACCAACCTGCCCGTCAAGCTGATCGTCAGCCGCTTCCAGGTGGACGCCGCCACCTGGGAGGCGCCGCCCCGCGTCACGCACCGGCACTGGGTACGGGTGCTGCCGCAGCCGTTCGACGGCAACTGGACGCCGGAGCTGGAGCAGACGATACGGGGCTGGGCCGGCTCCACGGCCCCCGACGTCCTCGCCCACGCCGCCATGTTCCTCGCCGGCGCCCCGGCGGTGACCAGCGGTACGGGACCGGCGAAGGACAAGCAGGTGCTGGGCGAGGCCGGGTACGGCTACCTCGACCCGCAGGGCGACCGCTACGAAGGCGCCGACTTCCACGAGTACATGAACCTCGGCTGGACCTTCCCCGACGGCACCTGGACCGGGCCGTCCAGCAAGCAGGGCGGCAACCTCGACTGCTCGGGCTACACGCGCATGGTCTACGGCTACCACATGGGCGTTCCGCTGGCCGCGGGCGAGGACACGTCCGGCACCCGGCTCCCGCGCAAGTCCCGGCACATGGCGGACCACGCGCCCGGGGTGCGCATCGACCGGACCGACGGCACCGCGCCGCCCGCCGCGACGCAGCTGCAGCCCGGTGACCTGGTGCTGTTCAACGCCGACTCGGGCGACGACGGCGTGAGCGCCACGGTCGACCACGTCGGCATCTACCTCGGCGAGGACGCGGCCGGCGTGCGCCGTTTCCTGTCCAGCCGCAAGACGGTCAACGGCCCCACGATGTCCGACCTCGGCGGCGCGTCACTGCTGGACGGCACGGGCACGTACGCCAGGACGCTGCACACCGTGCACCGCATCTGA
- a CDS encoding MFS transporter — protein sequence MSAPGPRRWWALAAMVASLLVLGFDMTILNVALPTMAEQLGATTGEQQWMADGYVVVFAALMLPAGLVGDRFGRRRMLVTGLGIFLAGSVLGALAGDVTTVIAARAAMGVGAAFVMPLGMAVVPSLFSAEERAKAVGIVTAASALGLPLGPVVGGWLLDHFWWGSVFVVNIPMVAIGITACLFLLPETRDPASPRVGALATALTAGGLGTLIYGIIEAPVRGWTDPVVLAALATGAALITVLVVREKRSARPMLDLALLADRPFLLNTLTVTLAMFVLAGLMFVLPPYLQAVLGNDALGTGLRILPMMGGLVVAAKGSGPLAERFGARAVIVAGLVVLAFAGFLGSRITVGGGYGFTAVWLSVAGLGFGFSMVPAMTAAIDALPPDRAGSGSGLLTTVRQVGSAVGIALIGSLLAAVYENRLPADAPEAAGDSVVAAHLLGDPALTAAADAAYVRGMGVVLLVCGIAALVTALLAAALLPKPRKALVPGAPDVAPAAADARQ from the coding sequence ATGTCCGCACCCGGCCCCCGGCGCTGGTGGGCGCTGGCCGCGATGGTCGCGAGCCTGCTCGTCCTGGGCTTCGACATGACCATCCTCAACGTCGCCCTGCCGACCATGGCGGAACAGCTCGGCGCCACCACGGGAGAGCAGCAGTGGATGGCGGACGGTTACGTCGTGGTCTTCGCCGCCCTGATGCTGCCCGCCGGGCTCGTCGGCGACCGGTTCGGCCGCCGGCGGATGCTGGTGACGGGCCTGGGGATTTTCCTGGCCGGCTCGGTCCTGGGCGCGCTCGCCGGTGACGTCACCACCGTCATCGCCGCGCGCGCGGCGATGGGCGTCGGCGCCGCCTTCGTGATGCCCCTCGGCATGGCCGTGGTGCCCTCGCTCTTCTCGGCTGAGGAGCGCGCCAAGGCCGTCGGCATCGTCACCGCCGCGTCCGCGCTCGGGCTGCCGCTCGGGCCCGTCGTCGGCGGGTGGCTGCTGGACCACTTCTGGTGGGGTTCCGTCTTCGTCGTCAACATCCCGATGGTCGCGATCGGAATCACCGCCTGCCTGTTCCTGCTCCCCGAGACCCGCGACCCGGCATCGCCCCGGGTCGGCGCCCTCGCCACGGCCCTGACCGCCGGCGGTCTCGGCACACTGATCTACGGGATCATCGAGGCGCCCGTCCGCGGCTGGACCGACCCGGTCGTCCTCGCCGCCCTCGCCACCGGCGCGGCGCTGATCACCGTGCTCGTCGTACGGGAGAAGCGCTCCGCACGCCCCATGCTCGACCTGGCTCTCCTGGCCGACCGGCCGTTCCTGCTCAACACCCTGACCGTGACCCTGGCCATGTTCGTGCTCGCGGGGCTGATGTTCGTCCTCCCGCCGTACCTCCAGGCCGTTCTCGGGAACGACGCCCTCGGCACCGGACTGCGGATCCTGCCGATGATGGGCGGACTGGTCGTCGCCGCCAAGGGCAGCGGCCCGCTGGCCGAACGGTTCGGCGCCCGCGCGGTAATCGTCGCCGGACTGGTCGTCCTCGCGTTCGCGGGCTTCCTCGGCAGCCGCATCACCGTCGGCGGCGGCTACGGCTTCACCGCCGTGTGGCTGTCGGTCGCCGGACTGGGATTCGGCTTCTCGATGGTGCCCGCGATGACGGCCGCGATCGACGCCCTGCCGCCGGACCGCGCGGGCTCCGGCTCCGGGCTGCTGACGACCGTCCGCCAGGTCGGCAGCGCCGTCGGGATCGCGCTCATCGGGTCGCTGCTGGCGGCCGTCTACGAGAACCGGCTGCCGGCGGACGCGCCCGAGGCGGCCGGTGACTCCGTGGTCGCGGCGCATCTGCTGGGTGACCCGGCGCTCACGGCTGCGGCGGACGCCGCATACGTGAGGGGCATGGGCGTGGTACTGCTCGTCTGCGGGATCGCCGCACTGGTCACGGCGCTCCTCGCGGCCGCCCTGCTGCCGAAGCCGCGAAAGGCCCTCGTCCCCGGAGCCCCGGACGTGGCCCCGGCGGCGGCCGATGCCCGACAATGA